The following coding sequences lie in one Streptomyces albofaciens JCM 4342 genomic window:
- a CDS encoding valine--tRNA ligase: MTENTQQSPRDGGPTNSSPTELPTQYAPAEVEGPLYERWVERGYFEADEKSDKPPYTIVIPPPNVTGSLHLGHAFEHTLIDALTRRKRMQGHETLWQPGMDHAGIATQNVVERELAKEGVSRHDLGREAFVERVWRWKAESGGQISGQMKRLGDGVAWSRERFTMDEGLSKAVQTIFKRLYDDELIYRAERIINWCPRCLTAISDIEVEYQDDEGELVSIRYGDAEGVERSDSHGGGGGRRAGASIVVATTRAETMLGDTAVAVHPDDERYRHLVGTEIELPLTGRRIPVVADEHVDPEFGTGAVKVTPAHDPNDFEIGRRHDLPNLAVLDERGVITAHGPFEGLDRFEARSAIVAALRAEGRIVAEKRPYTHSVGHCSRCKTTIEPRLSMQWWVKVGPLAKAAGDAVRDGKVDIHPKEMESRYFGWVDNLHDWCISRQLWWGHRIPVWYGPNGEVVCVGPDDEAPTGEGWTQDTDVLDTWFSSGLWPFSTLGWPEKTPSVEKFYPNSVLVTGYDILFFWVARMMMFGLYAMDGTPPFKTIALHGMVRDERGKKMSKSFGNAVNPLDWMDKYGSDAVRFTLARGANPGTDVPIGEDWVQGSRNFANKIWNATRFALMNGATVEGELPPAEQLSATDRWILSRLNTVVAEVDAYYDDYQFAKLSDTLFHFAWDEVFDWYVELSKTTFMAGGPAADASRRVLGEVLDVTLRLLHPVVPFVTETLWTALTGGESVVIADWPADSGFRDAAAEREIETVQQVVTEVRRFRSDQGLQPGQKVPARLDLAGTQLAAHEAAMRSLLRLQPAGEEFTATASLPVAGATVALDLSGAIDVEAERKRLSKDLAAAEKEKAQATAKLGNEAFLGKAPEHVVAKIRTRLETAEADIVRISAQLEALPTA; this comes from the coding sequence CAGAGCCCCCGAGACGGCGGGCCGACGAACAGCAGCCCCACTGAACTGCCGACCCAGTACGCGCCGGCCGAGGTAGAGGGGCCGCTGTACGAGCGCTGGGTGGAGCGGGGCTACTTCGAGGCGGACGAGAAGAGCGACAAGCCGCCGTACACGATCGTCATCCCCCCGCCGAACGTCACGGGCTCGCTCCACCTCGGGCACGCCTTCGAGCACACCCTGATCGACGCCCTCACCCGCCGTAAGCGGATGCAGGGCCACGAGACGCTGTGGCAGCCCGGCATGGACCACGCCGGCATCGCGACCCAGAACGTCGTCGAGCGCGAGCTGGCCAAGGAAGGCGTGTCCCGCCACGACCTGGGCCGCGAGGCGTTCGTCGAGCGGGTGTGGCGCTGGAAGGCCGAGTCCGGCGGGCAGATCTCCGGGCAGATGAAGCGCCTGGGTGACGGCGTCGCCTGGTCGCGTGAGCGCTTCACGATGGACGAGGGCCTGTCCAAGGCCGTCCAGACGATCTTCAAGCGGCTCTACGACGACGAGCTGATCTACCGCGCCGAGCGCATCATCAACTGGTGCCCGCGCTGTCTGACCGCCATCTCGGACATCGAGGTGGAGTACCAGGACGACGAGGGCGAGCTGGTCTCGATCCGGTACGGGGATGCAGAAGGTGTGGAGCGAAGCGACTCCCATGGGGGCGGTGGCGGGCGACGGGCGGGCGCCTCGATCGTCGTCGCGACCACCCGCGCCGAGACGATGCTCGGTGACACCGCCGTCGCGGTCCACCCCGACGACGAGCGCTACCGCCACCTGGTCGGCACGGAGATCGAGCTGCCGCTGACCGGCCGCCGCATCCCGGTCGTCGCGGACGAGCACGTCGACCCGGAGTTCGGCACCGGCGCGGTCAAGGTCACCCCGGCCCACGACCCGAACGACTTCGAGATCGGCCGCCGGCACGACCTGCCCAACCTCGCGGTGCTGGACGAGCGCGGCGTGATCACCGCGCACGGCCCGTTCGAGGGCCTGGACCGCTTCGAGGCCCGCTCCGCGATCGTCGCCGCGCTGCGCGCCGAGGGCCGGATCGTCGCCGAGAAGCGCCCGTACACCCACTCGGTCGGCCACTGCTCGCGCTGCAAGACGACCATCGAGCCCCGGCTGTCCATGCAGTGGTGGGTCAAGGTCGGCCCGCTGGCCAAGGCCGCCGGTGACGCGGTCCGCGACGGCAAGGTGGACATCCACCCCAAGGAGATGGAGTCCCGCTACTTCGGCTGGGTCGACAACCTCCACGACTGGTGCATCTCGCGCCAGCTGTGGTGGGGCCACCGCATCCCCGTCTGGTACGGCCCGAACGGCGAGGTCGTCTGCGTCGGACCGGACGACGAGGCGCCGACAGGCGAGGGCTGGACGCAGGACACGGACGTCCTGGACACCTGGTTCTCCTCCGGCCTGTGGCCGTTCTCCACGCTCGGCTGGCCCGAGAAGACCCCGAGCGTCGAGAAGTTCTACCCGAACTCGGTCCTGGTCACCGGCTACGACATCCTCTTCTTCTGGGTCGCCCGGATGATGATGTTCGGCCTGTACGCGATGGACGGCACCCCGCCGTTCAAGACCATCGCCCTGCACGGCATGGTCCGCGACGAGCGCGGCAAGAAGATGTCGAAGTCCTTCGGCAACGCGGTCAACCCGCTGGACTGGATGGACAAGTACGGCTCGGACGCCGTCCGCTTCACCCTCGCCCGCGGCGCCAACCCCGGCACCGACGTGCCCATCGGCGAGGACTGGGTCCAGGGCTCGCGCAACTTCGCCAACAAGATCTGGAACGCCACCCGCTTCGCGCTCATGAACGGCGCCACGGTCGAGGGCGAGCTGCCCCCGGCCGAGCAGCTGTCGGCGACCGACCGGTGGATCCTGTCCCGCCTGAACACGGTCGTCGCCGAGGTGGACGCGTACTACGACGACTATCAGTTCGCCAAGCTGTCGGACACCCTCTTCCACTTCGCGTGGGACGAGGTCTTCGACTGGTACGTCGAGCTGTCCAAGACCACGTTCATGGCGGGCGGCCCGGCCGCGGACGCCTCGCGCCGCGTCCTGGGCGAGGTCCTGGACGTGACGCTGCGGCTGCTGCACCCGGTCGTGCCGTTCGTCACGGAGACCCTCTGGACGGCGCTGACCGGCGGCGAGTCCGTCGTGATCGCCGACTGGCCCGCCGACTCCGGCTTCCGCGACGCGGCCGCCGAGCGGGAGATCGAGACCGTCCAGCAGGTCGTCACCGAGGTCCGCCGCTTCCGCTCCGACCAGGGCCTCCAGCCCGGCCAGAAGGTCCCGGCCCGGCTGGACCTGGCCGGTACGCAGCTCGCCGCCCACGAGGCCGCGATGCGTTCGCTGCTGCGCCTCCAGCCCGCGGGGGAGGAGTTCACCGCCACCGCGTCGCTGCCGGTCGCGGGCGCGACCGTGGCGCTGGACCTGTCGGGCGCCATCGACGTCGAGGCCGAGCGCAAGCGGCTGTCGAAGGACCTGGCCGCCGCCGAGAAGGAGAAGGCCCAGGCCACCGCGAAGCTGGGCAACGAGGCGTTCCTGGGCAAGGCCCCGGAACACGTCGTCGCCAAGATCCGCACCCGGCTGGAGACGGCCGAGGCCGACATCGTGCGCATCAGCGCCCAGCTGGAGGCCCTGCCCACGGCGTAG
- a CDS encoding peptidoglycan D,D-transpeptidase FtsI family protein, translating into MNKPLRRVSVFCILLILALLAWVTWIQGAKASTFTDDPHNPRVAIAKYANPLGNILVDGQPVTGSTATDGTLKYQRTYKNGPLYAPVTGFSSQIFGSNQLESLYGDLLDGSDSRLQNPGDVLTRQRPKGGDVATTIDAKVQQAGYQALNGKTGAAVALDPATGKILGMVSTPSYDPGKFAGSGSDDQKAWKELSGDKDHPEINRALRQPLPPGSTFKLVVAAAALENGLYSSVDQPTDSPDPYTLPDTRTVLKNESASAPCKNATIRTALQYSCNTVFAKMAADLGQDKVRAQAEKFGFNDGKLDTPVRAGKSLYPKGMDKPQTALSGIGQFDDTATPLQMAMVASAIANGGDLRTPQMVDKLTDGGGNTLQEYRPKDYGKAISQRTAEQLQSSMETVVNEGTGSNAKIDGLTVGGKTGTAQHGVNNEGTPYAWFVSYAKDGKGHQVAVAVMVEDSDAARSEISGGGLAAPVAKAMMKAALS; encoded by the coding sequence ATGAACAAGCCCCTGCGCCGCGTCTCGGTCTTCTGCATCCTGCTGATACTCGCGCTGCTGGCGTGGGTCACCTGGATCCAGGGGGCCAAGGCCTCGACGTTCACCGACGACCCGCACAACCCGCGCGTCGCCATCGCCAAGTACGCCAACCCGCTGGGCAACATCCTCGTCGACGGGCAGCCGGTGACCGGCTCCACCGCCACCGACGGCACCCTGAAGTACCAGCGCACGTACAAGAACGGCCCGCTCTACGCGCCCGTGACCGGCTTCAGCTCGCAGATCTTCGGCAGCAACCAGCTGGAGAGCCTGTACGGGGACCTCCTCGACGGCTCGGACAGCCGGCTGCAGAACCCGGGTGACGTCCTGACCCGCCAGCGCCCCAAGGGCGGCGACGTGGCCACCACCATCGACGCCAAGGTGCAGCAGGCCGGGTACCAGGCGCTCAACGGCAAGACCGGCGCCGCGGTCGCCCTCGACCCGGCCACCGGCAAGATCCTCGGCATGGTCAGCACCCCGTCGTACGACCCGGGCAAGTTCGCCGGGTCCGGCAGCGACGACCAGAAGGCCTGGAAGGAGCTCTCCGGCGACAAGGACCACCCCGAGATCAACCGCGCGCTGCGCCAGCCGCTGCCGCCCGGCTCCACCTTCAAGCTGGTCGTCGCGGCGGCCGCGCTGGAGAACGGCCTCTACTCCTCGGTGGACCAGCCCACCGACAGCCCCGACCCGTACACGCTGCCCGACACCCGTACGGTGCTGAAGAACGAGAGCGCCTCCGCGCCCTGCAAGAACGCCACCATCCGCACCGCGCTCCAGTACTCCTGCAACACCGTCTTCGCGAAGATGGCCGCCGACCTGGGCCAGGACAAGGTCCGCGCGCAGGCGGAGAAGTTCGGCTTCAACGACGGCAAGCTGGACACGCCCGTACGGGCGGGCAAGAGCCTGTACCCGAAGGGCATGGACAAGCCGCAGACCGCGCTGTCCGGCATCGGCCAGTTCGACGACACCGCGACGCCGCTCCAGATGGCCATGGTCGCCTCGGCCATCGCCAACGGCGGCGACCTCCGGACTCCGCAGATGGTGGACAAGCTCACCGACGGCGGCGGCAACACGCTCCAGGAGTACCGGCCGAAGGACTACGGCAAGGCGATCTCGCAGCGCACCGCCGAGCAGCTCCAGTCGTCGATGGAGACCGTCGTCAACGAGGGCACCGGCTCCAACGCCAAGATCGACGGCCTGACGGTCGGCGGCAAGACGGGCACCGCCCAGCACGGCGTGAACAACGAGGGCACCCCGTACGCCTGGTTCGTCTCCTACGCCAAGGACGGCAAGGGCCATCAGGTCGCCGTCGCCGTCATGGTCGAGGACAGTGACGCGGCCCGCAGCGAGATCTCCGGCGGCGGGCTGGCGGCGCCGGTGGCGAAGGCGATGATGAAGGCGGCGTTGTCGTAG
- the folC gene encoding bifunctional tetrahydrofolate synthase/dihydrofolate synthase, which yields MVEAETDRDPDLAVIEAGSRTLRAQAGPPQGDGIPARPEDPEVDRALREVEAELAGRWGETKLDPSVRRIEALMDVLGSPQRAYPSIHITGTNGKTSTARMIEALLSAFELRTGRYTSPHVQSVTERISLDGAPISAERFIDTYRDIAPYVQMVDEREQYRLSFFEVLTAMAYAAFADAPVDVAVVEVGMGGTWDATNVIDGDVAVVTPISLDHTDRLGDTPEQIAGEKSGIIKKDATVVLAQQPVDAASVMLKRAVEVDATVAREGMEFGVLSREVAVGGQLLTLRGLGGEYEGIFLPLYGAHQAHNAAVALAAVEAFFGIGSEHARTLDIDTIRSAFASVASPGRLEVVRSSPTVILDAAHNPAGARAAAEAVGEAFGFSRLVGVVGPSADKDVRGVLEAFEPIFAEVVVTRNSSHRAMDPDELAAIAVEVFGPERVQVEPRLDDALEAAITLAEEEGEYAGAGVLVTGSVITVGEARLLLGRN from the coding sequence ATGGTGGAGGCCGAGACCGACCGGGACCCCGACCTCGCGGTGATCGAGGCCGGCAGCCGCACTTTGCGCGCGCAGGCCGGACCGCCCCAGGGGGACGGCATTCCCGCACGCCCCGAAGACCCCGAGGTGGACCGCGCGCTGCGCGAGGTGGAGGCCGAGCTGGCGGGCCGCTGGGGCGAGACGAAGCTCGACCCGTCGGTCCGGCGCATCGAGGCGCTGATGGACGTGCTGGGGTCGCCGCAGCGCGCGTACCCCTCCATCCACATCACCGGCACCAACGGCAAGACCAGCACCGCCCGCATGATCGAGGCCCTGCTGTCCGCCTTCGAGCTGCGTACCGGCCGGTACACCAGCCCGCACGTGCAGTCGGTGACCGAGCGGATCAGCCTGGACGGCGCCCCGATCTCCGCCGAGCGCTTCATCGACACGTACCGCGACATCGCGCCGTACGTGCAGATGGTCGACGAGCGCGAGCAGTACCGCCTGTCCTTCTTCGAAGTGCTCACCGCCATGGCGTACGCGGCCTTCGCGGACGCCCCGGTGGACGTCGCGGTCGTCGAGGTCGGCATGGGCGGCACCTGGGACGCGACGAACGTGATCGACGGCGACGTCGCCGTCGTCACGCCCATCTCGCTGGACCACACCGACCGCCTCGGCGACACCCCCGAGCAGATCGCCGGCGAGAAGTCCGGGATCATCAAGAAGGACGCGACGGTCGTCCTCGCACAGCAGCCGGTGGACGCGGCGTCCGTGATGCTCAAGCGCGCGGTCGAGGTGGACGCCACGGTCGCCCGCGAGGGCATGGAGTTCGGCGTGCTGAGCCGGGAGGTGGCGGTCGGCGGCCAGCTGCTGACGCTGCGCGGCCTCGGCGGCGAGTACGAGGGCATCTTCCTGCCGCTGTACGGCGCCCACCAGGCGCACAACGCCGCGGTGGCGCTGGCCGCCGTGGAGGCGTTCTTCGGCATCGGCTCCGAGCACGCCCGCACGCTGGACATCGACACCATCCGCTCCGCGTTCGCCTCGGTGGCCTCGCCCGGCCGCCTGGAGGTCGTGCGCAGCAGCCCGACCGTGATCCTGGACGCGGCGCACAACCCGGCGGGCGCGCGGGCCGCGGCCGAGGCGGTCGGCGAGGCGTTCGGATTCAGCCGACTCGTCGGGGTGGTCGGCCCCAGCGCCGACAAGGACGTACGCGGTGTCCTCGAAGCCTTCGAGCCGATTTTCGCCGAGGTCGTGGTGACCCGTAACTCCAGCCACCGCGCCATGGACCCGGACGAGCTGGCCGCGATCGCGGTCGAGGTCTTCGGGCCCGAGCGGGTGCAGGTCGAGCCCCGGCTCGACGACGCGCTGGAGGCGGCGATCACCCTCGCGGAGGAGGAGGGCGAGTACGCCGGCGCCGGCGTCCTGGTCACCGGCTCCGTGATCACGGTCGGCGAGGCCCGGCTGCTCCTGGGGAGGAACTGA
- a CDS encoding DUF4233 domain-containing protein — MRTLCASTLIGEFFVIGFAGLVAMQTSGHSTATVWTVSGVAMLLCVLLCGVLTRPGGVQLGWVLQIALIASGFVVGTMFFLGAVFAALWWASVHFGRKIDEAKARWAAQAEEGPQPGAA; from the coding sequence ATGCGCACGCTGTGTGCGAGCACGCTGATCGGCGAGTTCTTCGTGATCGGCTTCGCCGGTCTGGTCGCCATGCAGACCTCCGGCCACTCCACGGCCACGGTCTGGACGGTCAGCGGCGTCGCCATGCTGCTGTGTGTCCTGCTGTGCGGCGTGCTGACCCGCCCCGGCGGCGTGCAGCTCGGCTGGGTCCTGCAGATCGCCCTGATCGCCAGCGGTTTCGTGGTGGGCACGATGTTCTTCCTCGGCGCGGTCTTCGCCGCGCTGTGGTGGGCGTCGGTGCACTTCGGCCGGAAGATCGACGAGGCGAAGGCCCGCTGGGCGGCGCAGGCCGAGGAGGGGCCGCAGCCGGGCGCGGCGTGA
- the ndk gene encoding nucleoside-diphosphate kinase, whose protein sequence is MSQRTLVLLKPDAVRRGLVGEILGRIERKAGWTISALELRTLDRAILEQHYAEHVGRDFYEPLVQFMSSGPVVSLVVEGERVIEGVRTLAGPTDPIKAPGGSIRGDFGTITRENLIHASDSEESAEREIKIFFPGLS, encoded by the coding sequence GTGAGCCAGCGCACGCTCGTCCTCCTCAAGCCCGACGCGGTCCGCCGCGGCCTGGTCGGTGAGATTCTCGGCCGTATCGAGCGCAAGGCGGGCTGGACGATCAGCGCGCTGGAACTGCGCACGCTCGACCGCGCGATCCTGGAGCAGCACTACGCCGAGCACGTCGGCCGCGACTTCTACGAGCCGTTGGTGCAGTTCATGTCGTCCGGCCCGGTGGTCAGCCTGGTCGTCGAGGGCGAGCGGGTGATCGAAGGCGTGCGGACGCTGGCCGGCCCCACCGACCCGATCAAGGCGCCGGGCGGTTCCATCCGCGGCGACTTCGGGACCATCACCCGGGAGAACCTGATCCACGCCTCGGACTCCGAGGAGTCCGCGGAGCGCGAGATCAAGATCTTCTTCCCCGGCCTTTCCTGA
- a CDS encoding rod shape-determining protein: MSFIGRDMAVDLGTANTLVYVRGRGIVLNEPSVVAINTNTGGILAVGAEAKKMIGRTPGNIVAVRPLKDGVIADFEITERMLRYFILKIHKRRYLARPRVVVCVPSGITGVERRAVIEASTQAGARQVHIIEEPMAAAIGSGLPVHEATGNMVVDIGGGTTEVAVISLGGIVTAQSIRVAGDELDNAIIQHIKKEYSLLLGERTAESIKITIGSAYDLEQDEHTEIRGRDLVSGLPKTVVISAAEVRKAIEEPVNSIVDAVKTTLDKCPPELSGDVMDRGIVLTGGGALLRGLDERLRRETGMPIHIAEDPLDSVALGSGKCVEEFEALQQVLDSQPRR; the protein is encoded by the coding sequence ATGTCGTTCATCGGCCGTGACATGGCTGTCGACCTCGGGACCGCCAACACGCTGGTGTACGTCAGGGGTCGCGGGATCGTCCTCAACGAGCCGTCGGTCGTGGCCATCAACACCAACACCGGCGGCATCCTCGCCGTCGGCGCCGAGGCGAAGAAGATGATCGGCCGCACCCCCGGCAACATCGTCGCGGTGCGTCCGCTGAAGGACGGCGTGATCGCCGACTTCGAGATCACCGAGCGGATGCTCCGCTACTTCATCCTCAAGATCCACAAGCGCCGTTACCTCGCCCGCCCGCGCGTCGTCGTCTGTGTCCCCTCCGGCATCACCGGAGTCGAGCGCCGCGCGGTCATCGAGGCGTCCACCCAGGCCGGCGCCCGCCAGGTGCACATCATCGAGGAGCCGATGGCCGCCGCGATCGGCTCCGGCCTGCCGGTCCACGAGGCCACCGGCAACATGGTCGTGGACATCGGCGGCGGCACCACCGAGGTCGCGGTGATCTCGCTCGGCGGCATCGTCACCGCCCAGTCGATCCGGGTGGCCGGCGACGAGCTGGACAACGCGATCATCCAGCACATCAAGAAGGAGTACAGCCTCCTGCTGGGCGAGCGCACCGCCGAGAGCATCAAGATCACCATCGGCTCGGCGTACGACCTGGAGCAGGACGAGCACACCGAGATCCGCGGCCGCGACCTGGTCTCCGGACTTCCCAAGACCGTCGTGATCTCCGCGGCCGAGGTCCGCAAGGCCATCGAGGAACCGGTCAACTCCATCGTCGACGCGGTCAAGACGACGCTCGACAAGTGCCCGCCGGAGCTGTCCGGCGACGTGATGGACCGCGGCATCGTGCTCACCGGCGGCGGCGCCCTGCTGCGCGGCCTCGACGAGCGCCTGCGCCGCGAGACCGGCATGCCGATCCACATCGCCGAGGACCCGCTCGACTCCGTCGCGCTCGGCAGCGGCAAGTGCGTCGAGGAGTTCGAGGCGCTCCAGCAGGTCCTGGACTCCCAGCCCCGCCGCTGA
- the mreC gene encoding rod shape-determining protein MreC: MRDTRESRLLLVLLVAIAFALITVDIRGGERSPLAGARQAAAAVFGPVESGIATVVDPVGNAVGAVRDSGERHTRISALERENAALKAKLGSADRNRNRAAELDKILKTAGTGQYGIKGAQVIAIGAAQGFSWTVTIDAGSQDGIARDMTVLNGDGLVGRVTTVGRTTATVLLANDPDFTVGTRMEKTNEIGFATGQGGDSLRVQLLNGKAEVKKGDRLVTFGSSADKPFVPGVPVGRVVKVDPSNGDLTRSLQVRPFVGFSKLDIVGVVVQPPREDPRDTVLPPKPAKPKPTPTVTVTATPTASASPRS, encoded by the coding sequence GTGAGGGACACACGAGAGAGCCGGCTGCTACTGGTGCTGCTGGTCGCGATCGCGTTCGCGCTGATCACGGTGGACATCCGCGGCGGCGAACGGTCCCCGCTCGCCGGTGCCCGGCAGGCCGCCGCGGCGGTCTTCGGGCCGGTCGAGAGCGGCATCGCCACGGTCGTCGACCCGGTGGGCAACGCCGTCGGCGCCGTACGGGACTCCGGCGAGCGGCACACCCGCATCAGCGCCCTGGAACGGGAGAACGCCGCCCTCAAGGCGAAGCTGGGCTCCGCCGACCGCAACCGCAACCGCGCCGCCGAGCTGGACAAGATCCTCAAGACCGCCGGCACCGGCCAGTACGGCATCAAGGGCGCCCAGGTCATCGCCATCGGCGCGGCGCAGGGCTTCTCCTGGACCGTCACCATCGATGCCGGCTCCCAGGACGGCATCGCCCGCGACATGACGGTCCTCAACGGCGACGGCCTGGTCGGCCGCGTCACCACCGTCGGCCGCACCACCGCCACCGTGCTGCTCGCCAACGACCCCGACTTCACCGTCGGCACCCGCATGGAGAAGACCAACGAGATCGGGTTCGCCACCGGCCAGGGCGGCGACTCGCTGCGGGTCCAGCTCCTGAACGGCAAGGCCGAGGTGAAGAAGGGCGACCGGCTGGTCACCTTCGGCTCCAGCGCCGACAAGCCCTTCGTGCCCGGCGTCCCGGTCGGACGGGTCGTCAAGGTCGATCCGTCCAACGGCGATCTGACCCGCTCCCTCCAGGTCCGCCCGTTCGTCGGCTTCTCCAAGCTGGACATCGTCGGCGTGGTCGTCCAGCCGCCCCGCGAGGACCCGCGCGACACCGTGCTGCCGCCCAAGCCCGCCAAGCCCAAGCCGACGCCGACGGTCACCGTCACGGCCACCCCCACCGCGAGCGCCTCCCCCAGGAGCTGA
- the mreD gene encoding rod shape-determining protein MreD, producing MRIKRILLSAALVVVALLVQVSVLARLQLPGAVPDLLLLVVLGLALVYGHVPGALIGFGAGLLADLAPPSDHAIGRYALVLCVIGYVAGLTKPDSGQHRSATMPLVVVIGAALGSTLLYAGVGSLVGDSAAARVGLGWLLFTATLYDLLLAPFAVPVVMALARRTEHDPLATDAAGGPGGSGKGRKSAYGWLGSGTGLKASRSMRTNLPSKPTRIGGQRGGLLGRSSRGKTGRIKGVKRL from the coding sequence ATGCGCATCAAGAGGATCCTGCTCTCGGCCGCGCTGGTCGTCGTGGCCCTGCTGGTCCAGGTCAGCGTGCTGGCACGGCTCCAGCTGCCCGGCGCCGTACCGGACCTGCTGCTCCTGGTCGTCCTCGGCCTCGCACTGGTCTACGGGCACGTCCCCGGCGCCCTGATCGGCTTCGGCGCCGGTCTGCTCGCCGACCTGGCGCCGCCCTCCGACCACGCCATCGGCCGCTACGCCCTGGTGCTGTGCGTCATCGGGTACGTGGCCGGGCTGACCAAGCCGGACAGCGGCCAGCACCGTTCGGCGACCATGCCGCTGGTGGTCGTGATCGGCGCGGCCCTCGGCTCGACCCTGCTGTACGCGGGTGTCGGCTCGCTCGTCGGCGACTCCGCCGCCGCTCGCGTGGGCCTGGGCTGGCTGCTGTTCACCGCCACGCTCTACGACCTGCTGCTCGCCCCGTTCGCCGTACCGGTGGTCATGGCGCTGGCCCGCCGTACCGAACACGACCCGCTGGCCACCGACGCGGCCGGCGGGCCGGGCGGCTCCGGCAAGGGCCGCAAGAGCGCCTACGGCTGGCTCGGTTCCGGCACCGGCCTCAAGGCCAGCCGCTCGATGCGCACCAACCTTCCGTCCAAGCCGACCCGCATCGGCGGCCAGCGCGGCGGACTGCTCGGCAGATCGTCCCGTGGCAAGACAGGACGCATCAAGGGGGTCAAACGACTGTGA